DNA sequence from the [Limnothrix rosea] IAM M-220 genome:
ACCTTGCGAGAAGGTGTGCGAACGATCCTCGAAGCCATTCCTTCCGAGCGTTTTCCCGCTTTTGTCGATGAAGTGAACGATAAGCAAACGCGACCGGGCTTTAGTGAGTTCTTGCAATTTTTGACTGCGAATCAAGTGCCTTGTGTTGTTGTTTCTGGTGGTTTGGTGGCAATGGTCGAGCGCGTATTGGCTCGTATGGGTACAGATGGTCAACCCCACCGTGCCCATATTGAAACGGTTGCTGCCATGAACATTGATACCCAAGACGAATTTTTTACTATTATCTCGCCCTTTGAGGGAGGCACGGAATTGGTTGAAAAGGTTCAGGTGATGGCAAAGTACCAATACCAAAAGGCGATCGCCATCGGTGATTCATTGACGGACATTAATATGGCGCTGGAGGCAGATTTAGTATTTGCCCGCAGACATTTGCGCGACTACCTCGACCAAGAAGGCAAAACAAATTATGTCCCTTGGGAAACTTTTGATGATATCCGCAACTATTTAGAAACTAACGGCTTTCCCGCCTAGTACCTGCTTACAGTTTGCTCAAAAGACAGAGGGGCATGAAAGCTGAATTGGGCACATAATGGATGCGAAGAAATTTGCTTTGATCAACCTCAGTTTGGGTTAAGGATTTCGCCTCAATGCTTCAGGGAAAAGGAGACACGGGGACATTGAAATAGGGAGACACGGAGAGGGGGAGGCACGGGGACATTGGG
Encoded proteins:
- a CDS encoding HAD-IB family phosphatase, with product MDAKTIVFCDFDGTITTADTFGDALGKFAPEISVDILPKLYHREITLREGVRTILEAIPSERFPAFVDEVNDKQTRPGFSEFLQFLTANQVPCVVVSGGLVAMVERVLARMGTDGQPHRAHIETVAAMNIDTQDEFFTIISPFEGGTELVEKVQVMAKYQYQKAIAIGDSLTDINMALEADLVFARRHLRDYLDQEGKTNYVPWETFDDIRNYLETNGFPA